A single region of the Eublepharis macularius isolate TG4126 chromosome 14, MPM_Emac_v1.0, whole genome shotgun sequence genome encodes:
- the LOC129342262 gene encoding FXYD domain-containing ion transport regulator 6-like has translation MRAVMETVLIFLCSLLLPAIFADVTDPKEDKDPFNYDYQTLRIGGLVFAVVFFTVGILLILSRRCRCSFNQKPRAPGDEEAQAENLIAVNAIPRHPPAVAGQSDRAMAGETFPEAEMDRFTYDYETIRNGGLIFAVVAFLIGLLVVLSRRFRCGAKRQPRQADEEEL, from the exons GCAGTCATGGAAACGGTGCTGATATTCCTCTGCTCTCTGCTGCTTCCGGCGATCTTTGCCGACG TGACTGATCCAAAGGAGGACAAGGATCCCTTTAATTATG ACTACCAGACCCTGCGGATTGGTGGCCTGGTGTTTGCGGTGGTCTTCTTCACCGTTGGAATTCTCCTTATACTGA GCAGACGGTGCCGATGCAGCTTCAACCAGAAGCCACG GGCTCCAGGAGACGAGGAGGCACAAGCTGAGAACTTGATTGCTGTGAACG CCATACCGAGGCACCCGCCAGCAGTTGCAGGGCAGAGCGACAGGGCAATGGCTGGTG AGACCTTCCCCGAGGCGGAGATGGACAGATTCACGTACG ATTACGAGACCATCCGCAACGGGGGGCTCATCTTCGCCGTGGTGGCGTTCCTGATCGGGCTGCTCGTCGTGCTCA GCCGCCGGTTCCGCTGCGGAGCGAAGCGCCAGCCCAG GCAAGCCGACGAAGAGGAGCTCTGA